A single window of Channa argus isolate prfri chromosome 12, Channa argus male v1.0, whole genome shotgun sequence DNA harbors:
- the cskmt gene encoding citrate synthase-lysine N-methyltransferase CSKMT, mitochondrial yields the protein MNPVLKHLVLSGRRVVAACVRHHSSLTTELIENMDKKATWDRFYAESSSRTPTFKNFEWFFGFEAVQDFIMPLLQTKSHPDTPLQVLDMGCGTSALGPCIYRHSPLPVQVTCADISPVAVRLMQEHVRAKAIQPHNISSKLKFVELDCTQLHEHYGSRSVDLVVDKGTTDALLRSKEGKGKAGLVLKQCLKVLRSSGALLQFSDEDPDARLLWLETEAQEPGVMADVGVQEVGELRGVCYYCYQVTPRLIVH from the exons ATGAATCCAGTTTTAAAGCACCTGGTGTTGTCTGGCAGGCGTGTAGTTGCAGCCTGTGTGCGACATCACTCTTCTCTTACAA ctGAACTCATTGAGAACATGGATAAGAAGGCAACCTGGGACCGTTTCTATgctgagagcagcagcaggacacCCACCTTCAAAAACTTTGAGTGGTTCTTCGGCTTTGAAGCTGTCCAGGACTTCATTATGCCCCTCTTGCAGACAAAGTCTCATCCGGATACTCCGCTCCAAGTCCTGGATATGGGCTGTGGAACGTCTGCTTTGGGGCCGTGCATTTACAGACACTCTCCTCTCCCTGTGCAGGTCACTTGTGCTGATATTTCCCCCGTAGCTGTGCGACTGATGCAGGAACACGTCCGAGCCAAAGCCATCCAACCTCACAATATTTCCTCTAAGCTCAAATTTGTAGAACTGGACTGCACACAGCTTCATGAGCACTATGGTTCCAGAAGTGTAGACCTGGTAGTGGATAAGGGCACCACAGACGCCTTATTGAGGTCTAAGGAGGGGAAAGGGAAGGCTGGCTTGGTGCTGAAGCAGTGTTTGAAAGTGTTGCGGAGCTCAGGAGCTCTGCTCCAGTTCTCAGATGAGGACCCTGATGCCAGGCTGCTGTGGCTGGAGACTGAGGCACAGGAGCCGGGGGTGATGGCAGATGTAGGGGTGCAGGAGGTTGGGGAGCTAAGGGGAGTGTGTTACTACTGTTACCAAGTGACTCCTCGCCTTATTGTCCACTAG